In the Sarcophilus harrisii chromosome 3, mSarHar1.11, whole genome shotgun sequence genome, one interval contains:
- the ZNF804A gene encoding zinc finger protein 804A yields MECYYIVISSTHLSNGHFRNIKGVFRGPLSKNGNKTLDYAEKENTITKALEDLKANFYCELCDKQYYKHQEFDNHINSYDHAHKQRLKELKQREFARNVASKSRKDERKQEKAIQRLHKLAELRKKATCAPGSGPMFKSTTVTVRENFNEISQSDVVDSVNKEEEFKDTLIHNYQNAKDADAVASTPESSNNYKAKSNNIGDQAPIVHGQKVGFSFAFPKKASVKLESSAAAFSEYNDDASAENSFNRKSRFVPGVCHQLLSLPTEVILNAEEKPNSFHPLGEMNSEKEETPQTTETKEPVNKNDTLLVLPFCQPKFLLSADSEGYENPTTLPDQTKSKDVIINQDASVDSNGSELLGNNSTSISIGSVCLSSSTILEENSRSLCSDSSLSEPEGKTLEPEILVPPNIDGDNITLKTKEDICKRPQKPFVPVLSKYGSTVLQWPSEMLIYTTTEPSISYSCNPLCFDFKSTRSRNSLEKNNDNLNFLHSHQMIENSYRSPATDCKDDSIREDKDYEIINNKKEYNHAISLISDCNFTKGCDSRKSKEDIDIKLKDDPYTIGKSDKFIFTKKKVRQGTMDEKHNKKWLKETQENSFHRSRKKKRRRKLCQYHYGELIKEESDTSFKMEPETNHVDVAKNCELETISEKGSDECKNNWLTKDELQEPHELADKRPKSMPIYLHKNKGICKIWNITQNSGEAVSSKNFHRKSKTSLYGPINQMLNSGKHNLTYSRTFCSWKVRASSCSPDHNCLVYQNEMKCLGQNPSIKRGYNSLINEPEKSYRKRRQYTNSCSSDESLHRHNCLTEQHLKPTRTLTKPYKPKKKRRRKRTILHSGFRDQELKKKLNYTCLKKKSLSNKLSELMTQDETKEAKPQPIVDFAQNMEQTEAEENKLTLNSSDSIPPETNREIEYMQMENIPGKFSGTFKHSPDSVFESSTLKVPTENMMEQKGKHESEDLPPLKLPNIERSFGPPPPKSYLCHYELAEALPQEKMNEAASEWLRYNSGILNNQPPLPFKEAHINGHSFLTTEQILAPLTLPDQTLLFPLENHEKFKDLPCEAYQHIMPPNLLPAKVKLTFAPPALQSASPPLQPLPLQQPLCSTSVTTFHHTVLQQHAAAAAAAAAAAAAAGTFTVLQPHQQFISQVPTLTRTPLPQFSIGPRLCPAGHTTFVAPPQLPIIPSSVLHPSHLAFPPLPHALFPSLLSPHPTVIPLQPLF; encoded by the exons AGGCTTAAGGAATTAAAACAAAGAGAATTTGCAAGAAATGTAGCATCCAAGTccaggaaagatgaaagaaaacaggaaaaagctATTCAACGACTACACAAGCTGGCTGAGCTACGGAAAAAAGCCACGTG TGCTCCTGGGAGTGGTCCTATGTTCAAGTCAACCACTGTTACagtgagagagaattttaatgaaatttcacAAAGTGATGTGGTAGATTCagtaaataaagaggaagaattcAAGGATACATTGATTCACAATTATCAGAATGCTAAAGATGCTGATGCTGTTGCTTCAACTCCAGAAAGttcaaataattataaagcaaaatCCAATAATATTGGAGACCAAGCTCCAATAGTTCATGGGCAGAAGGTtggtttttcttttgcctttccaaAGAAAGCATCAGTGAAGCTGGAATCTTCAGCTGCAGCTTTCTCTGAATACAATGATGATGCTTCTGCAGAAAATAGTTTTAACAGAAAAAGTAGATTTGTCCCTGGAGTTTGTCATCAACTATTATCTTTACCAACAGAAGTAATTTTGAATGCTGAAGAGAAGCCAAATTCATTTCATCCACTTGGGGAAATGAACTCTGAAAAAGAAGAAACTCCTCAAACTACAGAGACAAAAGAACCTGTGAATAAAAATGATACTTTATTAGTGCTTCCTTTTTGCCAGCCCAAATTCCTATTGTCTGCTGATTCTGAGGGCTATGAAAATCCAACTACATTACCAGATCAGACAAAATCCAAAgatgtcattattaatcaagatgCATCTGTAGACTCTAATGGATCTGAACTATTAGGAAATAATTCAACATCTATTTCCATTGGTAGTGTTTGTTTGTCTTCATCCACTATCCTAGAGGAAAATTCTAGGAGTCTTTGCAGTGATTCATCCCTTAGCGAACCTGAAGGTAAAACACTGGAGCCTGAAATTTTGGTCCCTCCAAATATTGATGGAGACAACATAACTTTGAAGACTAAAGAGGACATATGTAAAAGACCGCAGAAGCCTTTTGTGCCTGTGCTTAGTAAATATGGATCAACAGTTCTTCAATGGCCATCTGAAATGTTGATTTACACAACTACTGAACCATCAATTTCTTACAGTTGCAATCCTTTATGCTTTGACTTTAAGTCTACTCGATCAAGAAACAGTCttgagaaaaataatgataatttaaattttcttcattctcatcAAATGATTGAAAATTCTTATAGGAGTCCAGCTACAGACTGCAAGGATGATTCCATCAGAGAGGACAAggattatgaaattataaataacaaaaaagagtatAACCATGCCATATCACTTATAAGTGATTGTAATTTTACCAAAGGTTGTGATTCCAGAAAGAGTAAGGAGGATATAGACATAAAGCTTAAAGATGATCCATATACTATTGGAAAATCAGATAAATTtatcttcaccaaaaaaaaagtaaggcaAGGCACTATGGATgagaaacataataaaaaatggttaaaggaaactcaagaaaattcatttcacagaagtagaaaaaagaaaagaagaagaaaattatgtcAGTATCATTATGGAGAATTAATCAAGGAAGAATCAGATACTTCTTTCAAAATGGAACCAGAGACTAATCATGTTGATGTAGCAAAGAACTGTGAGTTGgaaacaatttcagaaaaaggTAGTGATGAATGTAAAAATAACTGGCTGACTAAAGACGAATTACAAGAACCACATGAATTAGCTGACAAAAGACCCAAATCAATGCCCATCTATCTACATAAGAATAAAGGAATATGTAAGATTTGGAACATAACACAGAACAGTGGTGAAGCTGTCAGTTCTAAAAATTTCCatagaaaaagcaaaactagTTTATATGGGCCAATAAATCAAATGTTAAATTCTGGAAAACATAACTTAACATACTCCAGAACATTTTGTAGTTGGAAAGTCAGAGCATCTAGTTGTAGCCCAGATCACAATTGTTTAGTATACCAAAATGAGATGAAATGCCTAGGTCAGAACCCATCCATCAAAAGAGGATACAATTCACTTATTAATGAACCTGAAAAATCTTATCGGAAAAGAAGACAGTACACAAATTCTTGCTCATCCGATGAAAGCTTACATAGACATAATTGTTTAACTGAACAGCATTTGAAACCAACAAGAACTTTGACTAAACCCTATAAGCCTAAGAAAAAACGCAGAAGGAAAAGAACAATACTTCATTCTGGATTTAGAGACCAGGagcttaaaaagaaattaaattatacctgtttgaaaaaaaaatctctgtcaaATAAGCTGAGTGAGTTAATGACCCAGGATGAAACAAAAGAAGCAAAACCACAACCCATTGTTGACTTTGCACAAAATATGGAACAAACAGAGGCAGAGGAGAACAAGTTGACTCTGAACTCTTCTGATTCCATTCCTCCAGAAACTAACAGAGAAATTGAATATATGCAAATGGAGAATATTCCAGGTAAATTTTCAGGAACTTTTAAACATTCTCCAGACTCTGTGTTTGAATCTAGCACGCTAAAAGTACCTACTGAGAACATGATGgagcaaaaaggaaaacatgaaagTGAAGACCTTCCTCCTTTGAAACTGCCTAACATTGAAAGAAGTTTTGGTCCACCACCACCCAAATCCTATCTTTGCCATTATGAACTTGCTGAAGCCCTCCCTCAAGAGAAGATGAATGAAGCAGCAAGTGAATGGCTTAGGTATAATTCAGGAATCCTTAACAACCAACCACCATTACCATTCAAAGAAGCACATATAAATGGTCATAGTTTTTTAACTACAGAGCAGATCCTTGCACCATTAACCTTGCCAGATCAAACGTTACTGTTCCCtctagaaaatcatgaaaaattcaAAGATCTGCCATGTGAGGCCTACCAGCACATCATGCCCCCAAACCTGCTGCCTGCCAAGGTCAAGTTGACCTTTGCTCCACCTGCCCTGCAGTCAGCTAGTCCACCTCTGCAGCCTTTGCCTTTGCAGCAGCCCCTGTGTTCTACCTCGGTTACCACTTTCCACCATACAGTTTTGCAGCAACACGCTGCTGCAGCAGCAGCTGCAGCTGCCGCAGCTGCTGCTGCAGGAACCTTCACAGTGCTGCAGCCCCACCAACAGTTTATCTCACAAGTTCCTACTCTCACCAGAACACCTTTACCTCAGTTTTCAATAGGACCCAGACTTTGCCCTGCGGGTCACACGACTTTTGTTGCACCTCCTCAGTTGCCTATCATTCCATCTTCAGTTCTTCATCCCAGCCATCTGGCTTTTCCACCTCTGCCTCAtgcccttttcccttccctgctTTCACCCCATCCCACTGTTATTCCTCTGCAACCTCTCTTTTAG